One genomic region from Microcystis panniformis FACHB-1757 encodes:
- a CDS encoding FeoA family protein has product MDDKIRANEPEKPENWQKDDQFSYWGGTEAELDNVTPRGNDLAATYPLAQVEMGKTVWLAGFQGTGGINRLLGMGLNPGIQLQVISSQPRGSVLIAIQDNRIGIGAEMAEKILVSDSQPQKLEPQKDLPEVRTFLREIPIGKAGKVVGYDRALRGYKGKLLSMGLTPGTEFTVIRVAPLGDPVEIRVRGFNLSLRKQEADALIVEEIDPES; this is encoded by the coding sequence ATGGACGATAAAATTAGAGCTAATGAACCAGAAAAACCAGAAAACTGGCAAAAAGACGACCAATTCTCCTATTGGGGCGGTACAGAGGCAGAATTAGATAATGTCACTCCCAGGGGTAATGACTTGGCTGCCACTTATCCTTTAGCACAAGTGGAAATGGGAAAAACCGTCTGGTTAGCGGGATTTCAGGGGACGGGAGGGATTAATCGACTCCTAGGTATGGGATTAAACCCCGGCATTCAATTACAGGTAATTAGTTCCCAACCGAGGGGGTCAGTTTTAATTGCCATTCAAGACAATCGTATTGGTATCGGGGCAGAAATGGCCGAAAAAATCCTCGTTAGTGACAGTCAACCGCAAAAACTGGAACCCCAAAAAGACCTACCTGAAGTAAGAACATTTCTGCGGGAGATACCCATAGGAAAAGCGGGTAAAGTCGTCGGTTATGACCGAGCATTACGAGGATACAAAGGAAAATTGTTATCAATGGGATTAACTCCGGGGACAGAGTTTACCGTCATTCGTGTGGCACCTTTGGGGGATCCCGTCGAGATTCGAGTGCGGGGATTTAATCTCAGTCTGCGTAAACAGGAGGCAGACGCTTTAATCGTGGAAGAAATAGACCCAGAAAGCTAA
- a CDS encoding FeoC-like transcriptional regulator yields MILTDIQAYLAKNQKASLSDLSTHFRMSADALSPMLDRLLKKGRIRLISLEKCGGCSRCSPESMAFYEWIEGNSTGTNN; encoded by the coding sequence ATGATTTTAACCGATATACAGGCTTATCTTGCCAAAAATCAGAAAGCATCTCTGTCTGACTTATCTACACACTTTCGGATGTCAGCGGATGCCTTAAGTCCCATGCTCGATCGCTTGCTGAAAAAAGGGCGAATTCGCCTGATTTCCCTAGAAAAATGCGGAGGATGCAGCCGTTGTTCCCCGGAATCTATGGCTTTTTACGAATGGATTGAGGGCAATTCCACAGGGACAAACAACTAA
- a CDS encoding HMA2 domain-containing protein, with translation MITNTEIVSTQSATSEDPQIQLAEFLREHNEVEMIIPVLMGLFITSRFQLRGANALLVNLAVASISRQIFQQLKSPFTSDPKTAEKSPDYSNQEIIPGCRIVHSVPGRIRLRIDRLSQDAAFAKRLNHLLAAETIVLSHRLNPTAASLAITYEAAGLSELDLGFRLINLLNLANSDSNLETS, from the coding sequence ATGATCACTAACACAGAAATTGTCTCGACACAATCGGCCACCAGCGAGGATCCGCAAATACAATTGGCCGAATTTCTGCGAGAACATAATGAAGTGGAGATGATTATTCCAGTTTTAATGGGATTATTTATTACCAGTCGTTTTCAACTGCGAGGGGCCAATGCACTATTAGTTAATTTAGCCGTAGCCAGTATCTCGCGACAAATTTTCCAACAGTTAAAATCTCCCTTCACCAGTGACCCAAAAACTGCCGAAAAAAGCCCAGATTATAGCAATCAGGAAATAATACCGGGTTGTCGCATTGTTCACTCGGTACCGGGACGAATTCGCCTTCGTATCGACCGTTTAAGTCAAGATGCTGCCTTTGCTAAAAGATTAAACCACCTCCTCGCAGCTGAGACAATTGTTCTTAGTCATCGCCTTAATCCTACCGCTGCCTCTCTGGCAATTACCTACGAAGCAGCCGGCCTCTCCGAGTTAGATTTAGGCTTTCGTCTGATCAATCTACTTAATTTAGCCAATTCTGACAGTAATCTTGAAACTAGCTAG